The DNA window ACTGGAAAAGATGCCTACAAGGCCATCGGCAATAAAAAACAGATGGGCAAAGGCAGCACCCCGGGGCAGTCAATGGCCAGTGCCTGCATGGAGCTTGGCGAACGTTTCAGCTTCTTCAGTTTCAAAAAGAATACGGACAATTTCATCACCGACACTTATGCCAATCTGAAAGCCCAGGGCCAGAAAATCATGCCACTGGAACAGATCCTTCAATCCGTTCATGATCAGGAAACCAGCCTGGAAACCCTTGAAAAACTTATCGGAGACATCCCCATACAATGGACCTGGGCCACCAACCTGAACCGCGAAGAGGAATTTCTGATTCCCTTTACCTGGTTTTATGCAATAAATGAATTTAACGGACCTTCGGCAGGCAACACCTATGAGGAGGCGATTGTGCAGGGGATAAGCGAGATTGTCGAACGCCATGTCTGCGCCGTTGTCACCCACAAAAAACTCAAAACTCCGGCGATAAATATAGCAACAATCCAGGATCCGGTCTGCCGGGAACTGATCCATAAATTCACCAAGCACGGCATTGCCGTCTATCTCAACGATTTCACTCTGGATACGGGCATTCCCACCATAAGTGCTCTCTGTGTTGATCTCAACACTTTCCCGGAATCAAGCGAAATCGTTTATACCGCCGGCACCACACCGAATGCTGAAAAAGCCCTGATCCGCGCCCTCACCGAAGTGGCACAACTGGCAGGCGACTTC is part of the Pseudomonadota bacterium genome and encodes:
- a CDS encoding YcaO-like family protein yields the protein MKKNPIRLNDSFKAYTFDQDKACTPEETVKQFKARLEKVDLDILKDVQRIDNGRLDIPVYFSLTGKDAYKAIGNKKQMGKGSTPGQSMASACMELGERFSFFSFKKNTDNFITDTYANLKAQGQKIMPLEQILQSVHDQETSLETLEKLIGDIPIQWTWATNLNREEEFLIPFTWFYAINEFNGPSAGNTYEEAIVQGISEIVERHVCAVVTHKKLKTPAINIATIQDPVCRELIHKFTKHGIAVYLNDFTLDTGIPTISALCVDLNTFPESSEIVYTAGTTPNAEKALIRALTEVAQLAGDFNSNSNYVASGLPKPLSLEEVDYIVNPDKNIDLDKLPDLSDNNLRQEIVNMLKALENLNMEVYLVNTIHPKLQIPAIYTIVPGCHFRERSMLQSVGLFAAKLVFEQSPDPVESTARLLKMKKILPDAYYLEFYLG